One region of Manduca sexta isolate Smith_Timp_Sample1 unplaced genomic scaffold, JHU_Msex_v1.0 HiC_scaffold_2064, whole genome shotgun sequence genomic DNA includes:
- the LOC119191890 gene encoding LOW QUALITY PROTEIN: histone H1-like (The sequence of the model RefSeq protein was modified relative to this genomic sequence to represent the inferred CDS: inserted 1 base in 1 codon): protein MADTAVATEAPAPATPAKKPTAKAAAAGAAAKKPKAKPTHPKTSEMVNNAXKELKERSGSSLQAIKKYIAVQYKVDAEKLAPFIRRYLKSAVESGTLIQTKGKGASGSFKLESKSAASKNQKSAGGVGGGSGGSGSSGAGGGPGRKAGSKGNTASGALRVGRW, encoded by the exons atggcagACACAGCTGTTGCAACCGAAGCCCCAGCACCGGCAACCCCGGCAAAGAAACCTACCGCGAAGGCGGCCGCTGCAGGCGCTGCCGCAAAGAAGCCCAAAGCTAAACCTACACATCCGAAGACATCAGAAATGGTGAACAATG ATAAAGAGCTGAAGGAACGAAGCGGATCATCGTTGCAGGCAATCAAGAAATACATCGCCGTCCAGTACAAAGTGGACGCTGAAAAATTGGCACCTTTCATTAGAAGATATTTGAAGAGCGCCGTCGAATCGGGCACACTTATACAAACAAAAGGCAAGGGCGCTTCTGGATCTTTCAAACTTGAATCAAAATCTGCAGCGTCGAAAAATCAAAAATCAGCCGGCGGTGTCGGCGGCGGCAGCGGTGGCAGCGGTAGCAGCGGCGCAGGCGGTGGACCTGGAAGAAAAGCCGGATCGAAGGGCAACACTGCGAGCGG